Part of the Rhodospirillaceae bacterium genome, TCGTCGCGGCGGCCAAGGCCAAGCCCGGCGGCGTCAAGTACGCCACGCCCGGCCCCGGCGCGACCCAGCACATCAACATGGAGATCTTCGCCAAGGCCCAGGGCATCAAGATGAAGCATATCGGCGGCCGGGGCGGCAAGGGCGCGGTCACCAAGACCCTGTCGGGCGAGGTCGATTTCGTGTTCGTCGGCGCGCCGAACTACACCGGGCTCGCCAGAGGCGGCAAGCTGCGGGTGATCGGTATCGCGGCGGACAAGCGCGTGCCCTACTTCCCGGACGTGCCGACCTTCAAGGAGCAGGGCTACGACTTCACGGTCGCCGTGTGGTTCGGCCTGCTGACCCGCAAGGGCACGCCAGCGGCCGTGGTGAGCAAGCTGCGCGCGGTCGTGAAGAAGGTCGCCAACCAGGCTTCGACCTCGGCGCTGTACAAGAAGTTCAACTTCAACGAGGCATTTCTCGACGGCGAGGGATTCCAGAAGCGCATCGACGCCAACGTCGCGAAGCACCGGGTCGTGCTCAAGGATATCGGCCTGATCAAGTAAGCGGGCTCCGGGTCCGGTCCGTCCCCAAGCCCGGGGAGGGCGCGTGCCGAAACGGGCGGACCGGATCGTCGGGCTGGCGGTCGTGGCGCTGGGCCTTGCCCTGGCGCTGCTGGTCGCCGGCATCGAGATCAACGAACGGCAATCGACCCTCTCGGCGCGCTTCTTTCCCGGCCTGCTGGCCGGCGTACTGGTGCTGCTCGGCGGCCTGCTGGCGCTGCGGCCGGGCGATCTCGGCACGGCAGATGTGCTGTCCGGGCTGATGCGGCGGCGCGGCCTGATGATGGCCGCCCTGTTCCTGCTCTACTGCCTGACCTTCCGCTATGTCGATTTCCGGCTCGGGACCTGGGCGTTCACAATCCTGTCGCTGTGGATTCTGGGCTCACGCCGGCCGCTTGAACTGGCCCTGATCCCGGTCGCGGTCTCGGCCGCGGTGTATGCCGTATTCCGCTACGGATTCACCGTGCTGCTGCCGACATGGATCTGATCTCCTTCTCCGCGATCGGCACTGCCCTCGGCGCAATCGCCGATCCGATGATCCTGCTCTGGATCCTGATCGGGGTCGTCGTCGGCCTGATCTTCGGCGCGGCGCCGGGCCTGACGGCGACCGCCGGTGTCGCCATCGCGACCCCGCTGACCTTCGGCGCCTCCTTCGAGGTCGCCATGGCCCTCCTGCTCGGCATCTATTGCGGCGGCTATTTCGCCGGCTCGATCCCCGCCATCCTGATCAACACGCCGGGCGCGCCGGGCAACGCGGCAACCGCGCTCGACGGTTACCGCATGGCGCGCCGCGGCAACGCCGATCTGGCGATCAGCCTGTCGGTGGTCTCATCCTTCATCGGCGGTTTCGTCTCGATACTCGTGCTGATGCTGGCGGCGCCGAACCTGGCCAATTTTGCGCTCGAATTCACTTCGGTCGAATATTTCGCCCTCGGCACCTTCGGGCTGGTCTGCGTCGCCGCAGTCTCCGGCGGCTCGCTGCTGAAAGGCATGATCGCCGCTGCGCTCGGCATGCTGCTCGGCTGCAGCGGCATCGACCCGGTCGGCGGCATGACGCGGCTGACCTTCGGCGACCCGAACCTGCTCGGCGGCGTGCCGCTCATGCCGGCGCTGATCGCCTTTTTCGCGGTCTCGGAAATGCTGGTGCAGGCCGCGCGCAAGGACACGCTGGCCACCCTGCCGGCGCAGCGCCGGGTCGGCGCGGGCGAAGTGCTTTCGCACTATCTGCGCAACAAGTGGCTGACGCTGCGCAGCGCGTTCATCGGCACGGGCATCGGCATCCTGCCCGGCACCGGGCCGACCATCGCGGCCTGGATCGCCTACGGCGAATCGGCCCGTAGGAAGGCGCCGCAAGCGCAGGAAGAGGGCGATCCGCGCGGCGTCATTGCGGCGGAGACTGCGAACAACGCGGTCACGGGCGGCGCGCTCATCCCGCTGCTCACGCTGGGCATTCCGGGCGATACGGTGACCGCGGTGCTGATCGGCGCCCTGCTGATCCAGGGCATCGATCCCGGCCCGTTCTTCATCGCCGAGAAGAGCGACCTGTTCGTGCAGATCCTGCTCATCCTGCTGTTCGCGAACATCTGCATCCTGGTCATCGGCCTCGGCACGCGGCGCTGGCTGCCGGCGATCCTGAAGCTGCCGCCGCGCATCCTCATTCCGGTCATCGGCGTGCTGTGCGCGACCGGCGCCTTCGCGATCAACAACACGACGTTCGAGGTCGGCCTGATGGCGGTACTCGGCCTCGCCGGCTATGTCCTGATCCGCTTCGGCTTCCCGATGGCGCCGGTCGTCCTCGGCCTCGTGCTCGGCCCGATGGTCGAGACCAACCTGCGCAACGCGCTCACCGCCAACGACATGGACGCAACGGTGTTTGTGACCCGGCCGATCGCCGCCCTGCTCCTCGCCGCCGCCGTCTTCACCATATTCTGGACCTGGCGGCGGCACCG contains:
- a CDS encoding tripartite tricarboxylate transporter substrate binding protein; translated protein: MKLSLSLTRPFAVAAGIAAVSIAAPAIAEYPEKPVKIVVPFGAGDSLDGTARVIAEQLKKELKVPFVVQNIPGAGGGKGTAEANKAKGDGYTLLMGSTGALTARPLISKPGYVTSDFVPLAQLVEVPIGLAVKADSPFKSVKDIVAAAKAKPGGVKYATPGPGATQHINMEIFAKAQGIKMKHIGGRGGKGAVTKTLSGEVDFVFVGAPNYTGLARGGKLRVIGIAADKRVPYFPDVPTFKEQGYDFTVAVWFGLLTRKGTPAAVVSKLRAVVKKVANQASTSALYKKFNFNEAFLDGEGFQKRIDANVAKHRVVLKDIGLIK
- a CDS encoding tripartite tricarboxylate transporter TctB family protein translates to MPKRADRIVGLAVVALGLALALLVAGIEINERQSTLSARFFPGLLAGVLVLLGGLLALRPGDLGTADVLSGLMRRRGLMMAALFLLYCLTFRYVDFRLGTWAFTILSLWILGSRRPLELALIPVAVSAAVYAVFRYGFTVLLPTWI
- a CDS encoding tripartite tricarboxylate transporter permease, which codes for MDLISFSAIGTALGAIADPMILLWILIGVVVGLIFGAAPGLTATAGVAIATPLTFGASFEVAMALLLGIYCGGYFAGSIPAILINTPGAPGNAATALDGYRMARRGNADLAISLSVVSSFIGGFVSILVLMLAAPNLANFALEFTSVEYFALGTFGLVCVAAVSGGSLLKGMIAAALGMLLGCSGIDPVGGMTRLTFGDPNLLGGVPLMPALIAFFAVSEMLVQAARKDTLATLPAQRRVGAGEVLSHYLRNKWLTLRSAFIGTGIGILPGTGPTIAAWIAYGESARRKAPQAQEEGDPRGVIAAETANNAVTGGALIPLLTLGIPGDTVTAVLIGALLIQGIDPGPFFIAEKSDLFVQILLILLFANICILVIGLGTRRWLPAILKLPPRILIPVIGVLCATGAFAINNTTFEVGLMAVLGLAGYVLIRFGFPMAPVVLGLVLGPMVETNLRNALTANDMDATVFVTRPIAALLLAAAVFTIFWTWRRHRK